One Carassius gibelio isolate Cgi1373 ecotype wild population from Czech Republic chromosome A20, carGib1.2-hapl.c, whole genome shotgun sequence DNA segment encodes these proteins:
- the LOC127938967 gene encoding vacuolar protein sorting-associated protein VTA1 homolog: MALPPQLKPIQHHLRTAQEHDKRDPVVAYYCRLHAMQTGMKLDSKTPECRKFLVKLMDELEMMKKELSDNESISQDVVGNAHIENYALKMFLYADSEDRSGHFHKNLIKSFYTSSLLFDVLSVFGELTEENIQHRKYAKWKAAYIHNCLKNGETPQPGPIAMEGEAYDDEFGAEGGGPSQAPENLSQSQPSFHGHPSNQPPVSNFSNIQIPPGSHAPANTPAEVPHSEADPIKPVPVPRTMPVVDPSLLSNTHEGDMRLTPEDFTQAQKYCKYAGSALQYEDVGTAIQNLQKALKLLTTGK; the protein is encoded by the exons GTCGACTTCATGCCATGCAGACAGGAATGAAACTAGATAGCAAAACGCCAGAGTGCCGAAAGTTTCTTGTGAAACTAATGGATGAATTGGAAATG ATGAAGAAGGAGCTCAGCGACAATGAATCCATCTCGCAGGATGTAGTTGGCAATGCCCACATTGAGAATTACGCCTTGAAAATGTTCCTCTACGCAGACAGTGAAGATCGATCAGGACATTTCCACAA GAATCTGATCAAGTCCTTCTACACCTCGAGTCTTCTGTTTGATGTGTTGAGTGTCTTTGGCGAATTAACAGAGGAG AACATCCAGCACAGGAAGTATGCAAAGTGGAAGGCAGCCTACATTCACAACTGCCTGAAGAATGGTGAGACTCCGCAGCCAGGTCCTATTGCAATGGAGGGGGAAGCATATG ATGATGAATTCGGTGCCGAGGGTGGTGGTCCTTCACAAGCGCCTGAAAATCTTTCCCAGTCTCAGCCTTCTTTCCACGGCCATCCATCAAATCAACCCCCAGTGTCCAATTTCAGTAATATTCAGATACCTCCTGGGTCACACGCACCAGCCAATACACCTGCAGAGGTTCCCCATTCAGAAG CAGATCCCATCAAACCAGTTCCTGTTCCACGAACCATGCCAGTGGTTGATCCTTCACTTCTAAGCAATACACATGAAG GTGATATGCGGCTCACACCAGAAGACTTTACTCAGGCTCAGAAATACTGTAAATACGCAGGTAGTGCACTGCAATATGAGGATGTGGGCACTGCCATCCAGAATCTGCAGAAGGCCCTGAAGCTACTAACCACTGGCAAATAA